CGACGCCTACGATCTCTGGCCCGTCTTCGAGGAGCCGGCCAAGGCGGGGATCTACTGCTGCGGCCCCCGCCCGCTGATGGACGCCGTGCGCGACATGACCGGGCACTGGCCGGAGAACGCGGTCCACTTCGAGGATTTCGGCTCCGACCTCGTCCGCCCGCGGGAAGACGACCAGCCTTTCACCGTGCAGATCGGCGCAAGCGGCACTCCGCTCGAAGTTCCCGTCGGCACCACGGTCCTGGAGGTGCTGCGCGCCCACGGCCACCCGCAGCCCTCCTCCTGCGAGAGCGGCACCTGCGGCACCTGCCGCACCCGCTACCTCTCCGGCGAGGTGGACCACCGCGACATGGTCCTCACCGACGCGGAGCGCCGCGGTGCCGTGATGATCTGCGTCTCCCGCGCCAAGGGCACCCTGGTGCTGGACCTCTAGCGGTGGCGGGCGACCCCATCCGCCTCGGCCCCATTCGGCTCGGTGTCGCGGGTCTCGGCCGCGCCTTCATGCTGATGCTGCCGACGCTCGCGCGGGACCCGCGCCTCGCCGTCCTCGCCTGCGCCGACCCGCGCGCCGAGGCCCGCGCCCGCTTCACGGAAGATTTCCCCGGCGCCCGCGCGCACGGGACGGTGGAGGCCCTCTGCGCCGACCCGTCGATCGAGGCGATCTACGTCGCCACGCCGCACCAATTCCACGTCGCCGATGTCCGCGCCGCCTCCGCCGCCGGGAAACACGTGCTGGTGGAGAAGCCCATGGCCCTGGCGCTGGCGGATTGCCAGGCCATGGTCGATGCGGCGCGGGGGGCGGGCATCCACCTCATCGTCGGCCACAGCCACTCCTTCGATGCCCCCTACCTCCGCGCGCGGGAGATGATCCGGTCCGGCGAGCACGGCGCGATCCGCATGATCACCGCCGTGAACTTCACCGACTACCTCTACCGCCCCCGCCGCCCGGAAGAACTGGACACCGCGCAAGGCGGCGGCGCGGTCTTCTCCCAGGCCCCGCACCAGATCGAGGTGGTCCGCCTCCTCGCCGGCCGCCCCGCCCGCAGCATCCGCGCCGCCGCCACCGTCTGGGACCGCGCCCGCGGCACGGAGGGCGCCTACAACGCCATCATCGACTTCGGCGACGGCCTTTCCGCCACCCTCACCTACAACGGCCACGGCCACTTCGACACGGACGAGTTCCAGGACTGGACCGGCGAGATGGGCCTGCCGCGCGACCCCGCCGCCTACGGCACCGCCCGCGCCGCCCTCCGTCACGTCACCAGTCCTGAGGAAGAAGCCGCGCTGAAGGAGAGGCGCGCCTACGGCCGCGGCCCCGGCGCCACCGAGGCGCGCGCTGCACCACCCCCGCCCGCCTACAACCATTTCGGCCTCGTCCTCGCCTCCTGCGAGCGGGCCGATCTCCGCCCCACCCCGCGCGGCGTCGCCGTCTACGCCGACGAGACCCGCCGCTTCGACGCCCTGCCCGCCCCCGGCGTCCCCCGCGCCGAGGTGATCGACGAGCTGGAAGCCGCCCTGCGCGGCAACACGCCGCCGCTGCACTCCGGCGAGTGGGGCATGGCGACGGCCGAGATCGTCCTCGCCCTGCTCCAATCCGCCCGCAGCGGCCGCGAAGTTCGGTTGCACCACCAAGGCGCCGCATGACGCGCCACCGGAGAGAAGCGATGACCACCCCAATCCCGACGCGCCGGGACGCGCTCCGCCTCGCCCTCCTCGGCGCCACAATTCCCGCCCTGGCGCGCGCCCAGCCCGGCCGCGGTCCCGTCCGCCTTGTCGTTCCCTACGCCCCCGGCGGCACCAACGACGTCACCGCCCGCCTCCTCGCCGCCCGCCTGGGCGAAGGCCTCGGTGTCGCCTGCGTCATCGAGAACCGCTCCGGCGCCAGCGGCGCCATCGGCGCGGGGGAGGTTGCCCGCTCCGCCCCCGACGGCCTCACCCTCCTCTACTCCAACGAGGTTCATCCCATCCTGAAGCTCGTCCAGCGCGGCGTCCCCTTCGACGCCCTGACGGACTTCGCCCCGGTGATCCGCACCGTCAGCATCCCCTACGTCCTCGTCGGCGGCACGCGCACGGACCAGACCACCGATCCCCGCGCCCTGCTGGATGCCGTGCGCCGCACCCCGGCGCGCTTCACCTTCGCCTGCTCCTCCCTCGGCTCCGTCGGCCACCTCGGCGCGGCCGCGCTCGGCCAGAAGCTCGGCGTGGAGGTGACCACCATCATCTATCGCGGCTCCGGCCCGGCGGTGAACGATCTCATCTCCGGCGCCGTGCCGCTGATGTTCGCCCCTGTCGGCGCCGTGCTGCCGATGATCCAGGGCGGCCAGCTCCGCGCCTTCGCCGTCACCGCGCCGCAGCGCATCGCCTCCATGCCCGACACCCCCGCCATGCCGGAGGTCGGCCAGCCCGAGATGCTGTTCGAGGGCTGGTGCGGCATCTGGGGCCCGCGCGGCCTGCCCGAGGAGCGCGTCAGGGCCGTCCATGCCGCCGCCCTGAACGCCCTGAAGGACAATGAGGTGGTGAACCGCCTCGCCGCCATCGGCTGCACCCCCATCGCCGAGAGCACCGAGGGTTTCACGAGGCTCCTGGCCGCCGAGCAGGCCCGCGGCGCGGCCATCGTCAGGGCCGCCGGCATCACCCCGGAGTAGAGGAGGCCCCCATGGCCCTGATCCGCATCGAGCCCGTGCAGGACGAGCGCACCGGCCGCTACTTCCTGGAGATCTACAACCCGCACGACGCGCCCGCGCCCTTCGTCACCACGCAGCCGCGCTACGCCTCCGCCACCGCGGCGGAGACGGACCTGGTGGCCATCCTCGCCGCCGCCGCCAGCAGCGCACGCTAGGAGAACCTTTTGAATCCCCTCCGCCTCTCCCTCGCCATCGGCGACTACGACCGGATCCGCCCCATCGCCGACGGCACGGTCAGGATCGACGGCGTCGATCCCGTCATGTCGGTCCTCGACCCCGAGGAGATCTTCTTCCGCGCCTTCAAGTACGCCGATTTCGATATCTGCGAGTTGTCGCTGTCCTCCTACACGGTGAAGACCGCGAGGGGCGACAGCCCCTACATCGCCGTCCCCGTCTTCCCCTCCCGTGCCTTCCGCCACACCTCCGTCTACATCCGCACGGATCGCGGCATCACGAAGCCGGAGGACCTGCGAGGCCGCCGTGTCGGCGTGCCGGAGTACCAGCTCACCGCCAACGTCTGGGTCCGCGTTATTCTGGAGGAGTACGGCGTCCGCCCCTCCGACATCACCTGGGTGCGCGGCGGCTACGAGCATCCCGGCCGCGAGGAGAAGATCGCCGTCCAGCTCCCGCCCGATGTGCGCCTGGAAAGCCTCCCCCCCGGCGCCACCATCTCTTCCGCCCTGGCGGACGGCACCATCGATGCCGTGATCGGCCCCCGCGCGCCCTCCTGCTTCGAGCGGGGCGCCCCGGATGTCGGCCGCCTCTGGTCCGACCCCGTCGCCGCCGCCTGCGAGTGGTACGGGAAGCACCGGATCTTTCCCATCATGCACGTCCTCGGCATTCGCAAGGACGTGGCGGAGAGGCACCGCTACCTCCCCGGCGCCCTGGTGAAGGCCTTCGAGGAGGCCAAGTCCGTCGCCCTCGCGAAGCTCACCAACACCGCCGCAACAAAGGTCACCCTGCCCTTCGTGGAGGAGCGCCTGCAGCACGCCCGCACCCTGATGGGCGACGACTTCTGGTCCTACGGGTTGGAAGCGAACCGCCATGGGCTGGACGTGTTCCTGGAGGCCCACCATGCCCAGGGCCTCTCCTCGCGCCGCCTGGAGCCGGAGGAGCTGTTCCACCCCGCCTCTCTTGAAGCCTTCCGCCTGTGACAGCAGAGGGGGGGGGCCATGGCTGCGCCCATAAGCGGGTGGATGGGGCGGAAGGTGGCCTCCGCTCCCAACCTCGTCGGGAGATGGAGCTGGTGCCGCCTCTTGGGCGGCGCCCCTCGGCCAGGATAGCGTCCGGGAGGTGCTTCACGGCGCCGTCGCAGAGCGTATCCGGCGACTCCAAGGGGACAGGGCCGCTTGGCGCAGCGCCGGCGCCCTCGATTTGCTGACCTAGGGCAG
This genomic window from Pararoseomonas sp. SCSIO 73927 contains:
- a CDS encoding Gfo/Idh/MocA family oxidoreductase: MAGDPIRLGPIRLGVAGLGRAFMLMLPTLARDPRLAVLACADPRAEARARFTEDFPGARAHGTVEALCADPSIEAIYVATPHQFHVADVRAASAAGKHVLVEKPMALALADCQAMVDAARGAGIHLIVGHSHSFDAPYLRAREMIRSGEHGAIRMITAVNFTDYLYRPRRPEELDTAQGGGAVFSQAPHQIEVVRLLAGRPARSIRAAATVWDRARGTEGAYNAIIDFGDGLSATLTYNGHGHFDTDEFQDWTGEMGLPRDPAAYGTARAALRHVTSPEEEAALKERRAYGRGPGATEARAAPPPPAYNHFGLVLASCERADLRPTPRGVAVYADETRRFDALPAPGVPRAEVIDELEAALRGNTPPLHSGEWGMATAEIVLALLQSARSGREVRLHHQGAA
- a CDS encoding tripartite tricarboxylate transporter substrate binding protein; this encodes MTTPIPTRRDALRLALLGATIPALARAQPGRGPVRLVVPYAPGGTNDVTARLLAARLGEGLGVACVIENRSGASGAIGAGEVARSAPDGLTLLYSNEVHPILKLVQRGVPFDALTDFAPVIRTVSIPYVLVGGTRTDQTTDPRALLDAVRRTPARFTFACSSLGSVGHLGAAALGQKLGVEVTTIIYRGSGPAVNDLISGAVPLMFAPVGAVLPMIQGGQLRAFAVTAPQRIASMPDTPAMPEVGQPEMLFEGWCGIWGPRGLPEERVRAVHAAALNALKDNEVVNRLAAIGCTPIAESTEGFTRLLAAEQARGAAIVRAAGITPE
- a CDS encoding ABC transporter substrate-binding protein, which gives rise to MNPLRLSLAIGDYDRIRPIADGTVRIDGVDPVMSVLDPEEIFFRAFKYADFDICELSLSSYTVKTARGDSPYIAVPVFPSRAFRHTSVYIRTDRGITKPEDLRGRRVGVPEYQLTANVWVRVILEEYGVRPSDITWVRGGYEHPGREEKIAVQLPPDVRLESLPPGATISSALADGTIDAVIGPRAPSCFERGAPDVGRLWSDPVAAACEWYGKHRIFPIMHVLGIRKDVAERHRYLPGALVKAFEEAKSVALAKLTNTAATKVTLPFVEERLQHARTLMGDDFWSYGLEANRHGLDVFLEAHHAQGLSSRRLEPEELFHPASLEAFRL